The following coding sequences lie in one Miscanthus floridulus cultivar M001 chromosome 9, ASM1932011v1, whole genome shotgun sequence genomic window:
- the LOC136479371 gene encoding phospholipase A(1) DAD1, chloroplastic-like, with product MAAAASISGSRTSYPSVPMAHSGRRRTSGCTVIRSSFAPCSPACKPTTLRIGSKWAELQGARDWDGLLSPLDGTLRGELVRYGEFVRAAYASFDFDGGAPSYGSCRFPSRSLLSRAGMPGTGYRVTRLLHAASTSAPRWLPSLSPPCGSSYIGFVAVCDDEREIERLGRRDVVVAFRGTATCGEWVDNFKSGLTRLPIPTGEENGEEEAMVESGFWRLFTAPGEAHSSLQQQVRDEARRIAHEYGGSGMPLLSITVTGHSLGAALAVLTAHEIAATQQPRQEEEHSGAEEPAMMVTAVSFGGPRVGNAAFRRRLEESGGKVLRVVNSDDIVTKVPGFPVHENDDGNQPAKGMMKARVPRWFVSKMGWAYADVGRELRLRQAAGSASNVVASHDLDLYLKLIASCTD from the coding sequence atggcggcggcggcgtctatCTCTGGATCCCGCACCAGCTACCCTAGCGTCCCAATGGCCCACAGCGGCCGGCGGCGCACCAGCGGCTGCACCGTCATCAGGAGCTCCTTCGCGCCCTGCTCGCCGGCGTGCAAGCCCACGACGCTGCGGATCGGCAGCAAGTGGGCGGAGCTCCAGGGCGCGCGGGACTGGGACGGCCTGCTGAGCCCGCTGGACGGCACGCTCCGGGGCGAGCTGGTCCGGTACGGGGAGTTCGTGCGCGCGGCGTACGCCAGCTTCGACTTCGACGGCGGCGCGCCGTCCTACGGCTCGTGCCGGTTCCCGAGCCGCTCCCTGCTGAGCCGCGCGGGGATGCCGGGGACCGGGTACCGGGTCACGCGCCTCCTCCACGCCGCGTCCACATCGGCGCCCCGGTGGCTGCCGTCGCTGTCGCCGCCGTGCGGATCTAGCTACATCGGCTTCGTCGCAGTGTGCGACGACGAGCGCGAGATCGAGCGGCTTGGCCGCCGCGACGTCGTCGTCGCGTTCCGCGGCACGGCCACGTGCGGCGAGTGGGTGGACAACTTCAAGTCCGGCCTGACACGGCTCCCGATCCCGACCGGCGAAGAGAATGGAGAGGAGGAGGCGATGGTGGAGAGCGGGTTCTGGAGGCTCTTCACGGCGCCAGGAGAGGCGCACAGCAGCCTGCAGCAGCAGGTGCGCGACGAGGCGCGGCGGATCGCCCACGAGTACGGCGGCAGCGGCATGCCGCTGCTGAGCATCACGGTGACGGGGCACAGCCTCGGCGCCGCGCTCGCAGTGCTCACCGCCCACGAGATCGCGGCGACGCAGCAGCCGCGACAGGAAGAGGAACACAGCGGCGCCGAAgagccggcgatgatggtgacgGCCGTGTCGTTCGGCGGGCCGCGCGTGGGCAACGCGGCGTTCCGGCGCAGGCTGGAGGAGAGCGGCGGCAAGGTGCTCCGCGTGGTGAACTCGGACGACATTGTGACCAAGGTGCCGGGGTTCCCGGTGCACGAGAACGACGACGGCAACCAGCCGGCGAAGGGGATGATGAAAGCGAGGGTGCCGAGGTGGTTCGTCTCCAAGATGGGGTGGGCGTACGCCGACGTGGGGCGCGAGCTGCGGCTGCGCCAGGCCGCCGGCTCGGCGTCCAACGTGGTGGCCTCGCATGACCTCGACTTGTACCTCAAGCTCATCGCTTCTTGCACAGACTAG